From the Desulfarculaceae bacterium genome, one window contains:
- a CDS encoding DegT/DnrJ/EryC1/StrS family aminotransferase has protein sequence MPGFEWLGKEESDAVAEVMQRGVLFRYEFDEQRQGIYLVKQFEEQMAAYTGAAAGCAVNSGTAAVKVGLAALGVGYGDEVITQGFTFVATWEAIMDCGAKPVFCEVDETLCMDPKDLEKKITDKTKCIVPVHMMGAPARIKEIKAIADAHGIAVMEDSAQALGCTLDGQHVGTFGDMGSFSFDAVKTLTTGEGGMVISKDPKLVLNASEYQDHGHDHKPVGRGNEGRRFIGFNYRMMELQGALGLAQLKKLPDMVETMRANKAALKEALKRVPGVTFREVLDEAGDSATFIAWFHETPEQTAKFAELLAEHGAPAIPWGANTWHAYPHWEHLHAGASLPSGGWPFARPDGPAEYDPAALPQTEAILSRCLSWQIMLGWDEAKLKQMTEAINKAVAEF, from the coding sequence ATGCCCGGATTCGAGTGGCTCGGCAAGGAAGAAAGCGACGCGGTCGCCGAGGTTATGCAGCGGGGAGTGCTCTTCCGCTACGAGTTCGATGAGCAGCGCCAGGGCATCTACCTGGTCAAGCAATTTGAGGAGCAGATGGCCGCCTACACCGGCGCGGCGGCGGGCTGCGCGGTCAACAGCGGCACCGCCGCGGTCAAGGTGGGCCTGGCCGCCCTGGGCGTGGGCTACGGCGACGAGGTGATCACCCAGGGCTTCACCTTCGTGGCCACCTGGGAAGCCATCATGGACTGCGGGGCCAAGCCGGTGTTCTGCGAGGTCGACGAGACCCTGTGCATGGACCCCAAGGACCTGGAAAAGAAGATTACCGACAAGACCAAGTGCATCGTGCCGGTGCACATGATGGGGGCCCCGGCCCGCATCAAGGAGATCAAGGCCATTGCCGACGCCCACGGCATCGCGGTGATGGAAGACAGCGCCCAGGCCCTGGGCTGCACCCTCGACGGCCAGCACGTGGGCACCTTCGGGGACATGGGCTCCTTCAGCTTCGACGCGGTGAAGACCCTGACCACCGGCGAAGGCGGCATGGTCATCAGCAAGGACCCCAAGCTGGTGCTCAATGCCAGCGAGTACCAGGACCACGGCCACGACCACAAGCCTGTGGGCCGGGGCAACGAGGGCCGCCGCTTCATCGGCTTTAACTACCGCATGATGGAGCTGCAAGGCGCCCTGGGCCTGGCGCAGCTCAAGAAGCTGCCGGACATGGTGGAGACCATGCGGGCCAACAAGGCCGCCCTTAAAGAGGCGCTCAAGCGGGTACCCGGCGTCACCTTCCGCGAGGTGCTGGACGAGGCGGGCGACTCGGCCACCTTCATCGCCTGGTTCCACGAGACCCCGGAGCAGACGGCCAAGTTCGCGGAGCTCCTGGCCGAGCACGGCGCGCCGGCCATCCCCTGGGGGGCCAACACCTGGCACGCCTATCCCCACTGGGAGCACCTGCACGCCGGAGCCAGCCTGCCCAGCGGCGGGTGGCCCTTTGCCCGGCCCGACGGCCCGGCCGAGTACGATCCGGCCGCGCTGCCCCAGACCGAGGCCATCCTCTCCCGCTGCCTGAGCTGGCAGATCATGCTGGGCTGGGACGAGGCCAAGCTCAAGCAGATGACCGAGGCGATCAACAAGGCCGTGGCGGAATTTTAA
- the kdsB gene encoding 3-deoxy-manno-octulosonate cytidylyltransferase: MALHVIIPARYGSSRFPGKPLVLIAGKPMIQHVMERAAKAQGVRTVAAATDDRRVAQAVEAFGGTVLMTPEACRSGSDRVAVAADMLGLGPDELVANVQGDQPLLPPEVLEQCAAPLMAEPGLGMSTPVVAIKIPGEINDTNHVKTVMGANGDALYFSRLAVPFPRDGEQITYYKHLGVYIFRRSFLAEFAALPTGRLEQYEKLEQLRALEYGHAVRCVITDYDSPEVDRPADAKRVEAILQQAGEGW, translated from the coding sequence ATGGCCCTGCACGTGATCATCCCGGCCCGTTACGGGTCCAGCCGCTTCCCGGGCAAGCCCCTGGTTTTGATCGCGGGCAAGCCCATGATCCAGCACGTGATGGAGCGGGCGGCCAAGGCCCAGGGCGTCCGGACCGTGGCCGCGGCCACGGACGACCGCCGGGTGGCTCAGGCGGTGGAGGCCTTCGGGGGCACGGTGCTCATGACCCCCGAGGCCTGCCGCAGCGGCTCGGACCGGGTGGCCGTGGCCGCCGACATGCTGGGCCTGGGGCCCGACGAGCTGGTGGCCAACGTGCAGGGCGACCAGCCCCTGCTGCCGCCCGAGGTGCTGGAGCAGTGCGCCGCGCCGCTCATGGCCGAGCCCGGCCTGGGCATGTCCACCCCGGTGGTGGCCATCAAGATCCCCGGCGAGATAAACGACACCAACCATGTGAAAACGGTAATGGGCGCCAATGGCGACGCCCTGTACTTCTCGCGCCTGGCAGTGCCCTTCCCGCGCGACGGCGAACAGATCACCTATTACAAGCACCTGGGGGTCTATATCTTCCGGCGCTCCTTCCTGGCCGAGTTCGCGGCCCTGCCCACCGGCCGTCTGGAACAGTACGAGAAGCTGGAGCAGCTCCGGGCCCTGGAATACGGCCACGCGGTACGCTGCGTGATAACCGACTACGACTCTCCCGAGGTTGACCGCCCGGCCGACGCCAAGCGGGTGGAGGCCATCCTGCAGCAGGCCGGGGAGGGCTGGTAG
- the recN gene encoding DNA repair protein RecN, whose amino-acid sequence MLTFLAIKNFALISSLAMEPGPGLTVLSGETGAGKSIILAAVNMLIGQRADSELIRSGADQAVLEAQFELEPASDPARRLHDEGMEGDQGELVVRRLVNREGRNRVQVNGNLATLGLLADLGPELVSIVGQHASQALLRPEEQLWLLDAFGGLEDQVAEVGKAVAGVREIDKEVTRQEEALARREERREELASLVAELEAAGLNPEEEAELKAERQLLANSEEVATLATQAHQGLYAADGSAMEVLDRLRGLVDDLARLDPRVTQASERLNEAFYLVEDVAHQVRDYEAGLSFDPHRLDWVEQRLHEIRRITRRHGGNAAGALEVLAAAQDELAGLDSGEEKLNQLRARREEALGAATDLALELGKARREAAKRLSAAAEAELAELGLEACRMRLDFAPPAGGMDTPQGPLSSRGLEAAEIMIAPNPGEGFRPLRRIASGGELSRMLLALRTLVARRHSAPTLIFDEVDAGIGGATGAAVGKKLARLATRGQVICITHLPQIAAWADVHYAVEKKVEDGRTATRLARLDEDGREQELGRMLAGIGTGEAARSHAAQMLAAARQAKQEL is encoded by the coding sequence ATGTTAACCTTCCTCGCCATCAAGAACTTCGCGCTCATTTCCAGCCTGGCCATGGAGCCGGGCCCGGGCCTCACCGTGCTCAGCGGCGAGACCGGAGCCGGCAAGTCCATCATTCTGGCCGCGGTTAACATGCTCATAGGCCAGCGGGCCGACTCGGAGCTGATTCGCTCCGGAGCGGACCAGGCCGTGTTAGAGGCCCAGTTCGAGCTGGAGCCGGCCAGCGACCCGGCCCGCCGCCTGCACGACGAGGGCATGGAAGGCGACCAGGGCGAGCTGGTGGTGCGCCGCTTGGTGAACCGCGAGGGGCGCAACCGGGTGCAGGTAAACGGCAACCTGGCCACCCTGGGCCTGCTGGCCGATTTGGGCCCCGAGTTGGTGAGCATCGTGGGGCAGCACGCCTCGCAGGCGCTCTTGAGGCCCGAGGAGCAGCTCTGGCTGCTGGACGCCTTCGGCGGCCTGGAGGACCAGGTGGCCGAGGTAGGCAAGGCCGTGGCCGGGGTGCGCGAGATCGACAAGGAAGTGACTCGCCAGGAAGAGGCCCTGGCCCGGCGCGAGGAACGGCGCGAGGAGCTGGCCAGCCTGGTGGCCGAGCTGGAGGCGGCTGGGCTCAACCCCGAGGAGGAGGCCGAGCTAAAGGCCGAGCGCCAACTCCTGGCCAACTCCGAAGAAGTGGCCACCCTGGCCACGCAGGCCCACCAGGGGCTCTACGCGGCCGACGGCTCGGCCATGGAGGTCCTGGACCGGCTGCGCGGCCTGGTGGATGATTTGGCCCGCCTGGACCCCCGGGTTACTCAGGCCTCCGAGCGCCTGAACGAGGCCTTCTACCTGGTGGAGGACGTGGCCCATCAGGTACGCGACTACGAGGCCGGCCTGTCGTTCGATCCTCACCGCCTGGATTGGGTGGAGCAGCGGCTGCACGAGATCCGGCGCATCACCCGCCGCCACGGCGGCAACGCGGCCGGGGCCCTGGAGGTGCTGGCCGCCGCGCAAGACGAGCTGGCCGGCCTGGACAGCGGCGAGGAAAAGTTGAACCAATTGCGGGCCCGCCGCGAGGAGGCCCTGGGCGCGGCAACCGATCTGGCGCTCGAGCTGGGCAAGGCCCGGCGCGAGGCTGCTAAGCGCCTGAGCGCGGCGGCCGAGGCCGAGCTGGCCGAGCTGGGCCTGGAGGCTTGCCGTATGCGCCTGGACTTCGCGCCCCCGGCCGGGGGCATGGACACGCCCCAGGGGCCGCTGAGCAGCCGGGGCCTGGAGGCGGCGGAGATCATGATCGCGCCCAACCCGGGCGAGGGCTTCCGGCCGCTGAGGCGCATCGCCTCGGGCGGCGAGCTTTCGCGCATGCTCCTGGCCCTGCGCACCCTGGTGGCCCGCCGCCACAGCGCACCTACCCTGATCTTCGACGAGGTGGACGCCGGCATCGGCGGGGCCACCGGCGCGGCGGTGGGCAAGAAGCTGGCCCGCCTGGCCACCCGGGGCCAGGTAATCTGCATCACCCACCTTCCCCAGATCGCGGCCTGGGCCGACGTGCATTACGCGGTGGAGAAAAAGGTGGAGGACGGGCGCACCGCCACCCGCCTGGCCCGCCTGGACGAAGACGGCCGCGAACAAGAGCTGGGCCGCATGTTGGCGGGCATCGGCACCGGCGAGGCGGCCCGCAGCCACGCGGCCCAGATGCTGGCCGCCGCCCGCCAGGCCAAGCAAGAGCTCTAG
- a CDS encoding acylphosphatase: MEMVRAVALIKGRVQGVWFRASTKREADLLGLSGYVRNLPLRKVEAVFQGPRPKVEQALAWCHQGPSGAEVREVDVSWYDSDPELRGFEIRR, from the coding sequence ATGGAGATGGTGAGAGCCGTGGCCCTGATCAAGGGGCGGGTGCAGGGGGTCTGGTTCCGGGCCTCCACCAAGCGCGAGGCCGATTTGCTGGGCCTGAGCGGCTACGTGCGCAACCTGCCCCTGCGCAAGGTGGAGGCGGTGTTCCAGGGACCGCGCCCAAAAGTGGAGCAGGCTTTGGCCTGGTGTCATCAGGGCCCTTCCGGGGCCGAGGTACGCGAGGTCGACGTCTCCTGGTACGACTCGGACCCCGAACTCAGGGGCTTCGAAATCCGGCGATGA
- the ligA gene encoding NAD-dependent DNA ligase LigA translates to MAETQAQAAERVATLSKELRRLNHLYYNVGASDTADAEYDRMLAELQELEERYPVLAASDSPTKTVGAPLHSSFAPVTHYRPMLSLESKVEFTVVQDLFKRLEQMGRPEPPMLAQPKIDGLSVELVYRSGLLSVGSTRGDGTVGEEITPNLRTLKDIPQHLPGAPEVVVVRGEVYMHREGFVELNRKLVERGGDGFANPRNAAAGSLRQLDPNVTSERPLRFFPFELCNADELGLASDHAALKLLSDWGFPVDWDHQQAGKGEKFIQEFHAYYEENRDELPFEIDGVVLKVDELALREVMGARSRTPRWAVAWKFPPRQEETVVKDIAVQVGRTGKLTPVALLMPVDVGGVTVSRATLHNFILVQEKDFRIGDTVRIERAGDVIPKVVEVVKKGEPRGNPILPPTNCPVCDGEVVRPLVEENSELVPGANHYCANHLACPAQIERAIQHYASRGAMDIEGLGKKTIIDFRERGLLTDLVSIYHLKEHKGEIFKLGGWGELSTNNLIAAIENTRGAKLDRFIFSLGIPNLGDISARSLAEHLGDLKTIMAAAEEEHEKRKLAKLPGLSEDYVKNVIAFFSKPNARLLLANHNITENAAISTLIKIKGIQRKTAIKLLDTHNSLQVIAEAANEHMQKDKIKGLALGPKKNIPYIGETLKESIADFFTQPETKKVALDLAAEVQPTPVEGAGQAEELPWSGKSVVFTGALEGLTREEASAMVRDLGGKVSSSVSKSTFLVVVGEGPGSKADKAQKLNVKMVGQDDFLGLVAEAKAAAPGESPGPLFDRRG, encoded by the coding sequence ATGGCCGAGACCCAAGCACAAGCCGCCGAACGGGTGGCCACGCTCTCCAAGGAGCTGCGCCGCCTCAACCACCTGTATTACAACGTGGGCGCCAGCGACACGGCCGACGCGGAATACGACCGCATGTTGGCCGAGCTCCAAGAGCTGGAGGAGCGCTACCCCGTCCTGGCCGCCTCCGACTCGCCCACCAAGACCGTGGGCGCGCCCCTGCACTCCAGCTTCGCGCCGGTGACCCACTACCGCCCCATGCTCAGCCTGGAGTCCAAGGTGGAGTTCACGGTGGTCCAGGACCTGTTCAAGCGCCTGGAGCAGATGGGGAGGCCCGAGCCTCCCATGCTGGCCCAGCCCAAGATCGACGGCCTGTCCGTGGAGTTGGTCTACCGGTCGGGCCTGCTGAGCGTGGGCTCCACCAGGGGCGACGGCACGGTGGGCGAGGAGATCACCCCCAACCTGCGCACCCTAAAAGACATCCCCCAGCATCTGCCCGGCGCGCCCGAGGTGGTGGTGGTGCGCGGCGAGGTGTACATGCACCGCGAGGGCTTCGTAGAGCTCAACCGCAAGCTGGTGGAGCGCGGCGGCGACGGCTTCGCCAACCCGCGCAACGCCGCGGCCGGCAGCCTCCGGCAGCTCGACCCCAACGTAACCAGCGAGCGGCCTCTGAGGTTCTTCCCCTTTGAGCTGTGCAATGCCGACGAGCTGGGACTGGCCAGCGACCACGCGGCCTTAAAGCTCTTGAGCGACTGGGGCTTCCCCGTGGATTGGGACCACCAGCAGGCGGGCAAGGGCGAGAAGTTCATTCAGGAGTTCCACGCCTATTACGAAGAAAACCGCGACGAGCTACCCTTTGAGATCGACGGGGTGGTGCTCAAGGTGGACGAATTGGCCCTGCGCGAGGTCATGGGCGCGCGCTCGCGCACCCCGCGCTGGGCCGTGGCCTGGAAGTTCCCGCCCCGCCAGGAAGAGACCGTGGTCAAGGACATCGCGGTGCAAGTGGGGCGCACCGGCAAGCTGACCCCGGTGGCGCTCTTGATGCCCGTGGACGTGGGCGGGGTCACGGTGAGCCGGGCCACGCTGCACAACTTTATATTAGTTCAGGAAAAAGATTTTCGTATCGGAGACACGGTGCGGATTGAACGCGCCGGTGATGTGATACCGAAAGTTGTAGAGGTTGTTAAAAAAGGAGAGCCGAGGGGCAATCCAATTTTGCCTCCGACAAATTGTCCTGTTTGCGACGGGGAGGTGGTGCGCCCTCTGGTTGAAGAAAATAGCGAGCTCGTTCCCGGAGCAAACCATTACTGCGCTAATCATTTGGCTTGCCCTGCGCAGATCGAGAGGGCTATTCAACACTACGCTAGTCGTGGCGCAATGGACATTGAAGGGTTGGGTAAAAAAACAATCATCGATTTTAGAGAACGTGGATTACTTACAGACCTGGTTTCTATCTATCATCTTAAAGAACACAAAGGCGAAATATTTAAGTTGGGAGGATGGGGTGAGTTAAGTACCAACAATTTAATTGCGGCGATTGAGAATACTAGAGGAGCCAAACTAGACAGATTCATATTCAGCCTTGGCATTCCCAACTTAGGAGACATATCGGCTCGTTCCCTAGCCGAACACCTGGGGGACCTCAAAACTATCATGGCTGCCGCAGAAGAAGAACATGAAAAGAGAAAGCTTGCGAAGCTGCCGGGACTATCAGAGGACTATGTAAAAAATGTAATTGCGTTTTTTTCAAAACCAAATGCACGTTTGTTATTAGCCAATCATAATATTACTGAGAATGCGGCTATATCTACACTTATCAAAATAAAAGGTATACAAAGGAAGACTGCCATTAAATTACTAGATACGCATAACTCTTTACAAGTAATCGCAGAGGCGGCTAATGAGCATATGCAAAAGGATAAAATTAAAGGTTTAGCTTTAGGCCCAAAGAAAAACATTCCATATATCGGCGAAACACTGAAAGAGTCCATCGCCGACTTCTTTACTCAACCAGAGACCAAAAAGGTGGCTCTAGATTTAGCCGCCGAGGTGCAGCCTACTCCCGTGGAGGGCGCGGGCCAGGCCGAGGAGCTGCCCTGGAGCGGCAAGAGCGTGGTGTTCACCGGCGCGCTGGAGGGCCTGACCCGCGAGGAGGCCTCGGCCATGGTGCGCGACCTGGGGGGCAAGGTAAGCTCCAGCGTGAGCAAGAGCACCTTCCTGGTGGTGGTGGGCGAGGGGCCCGGTTCCAAGGCCGACAAGGCGCAAAAGTTGAATGTAAAGATGGTCGGCCAGGATGACTTCCTGGGGCTGGTGGCCGAGGCCAAAGCCGCCGCGCCCGGAGAATCGCCCGGCCCGCTGTTCGACCGGAGGGGATGA
- a CDS encoding sensor domain-containing diguanylate cyclase gives MWCKPKFLAWLLLLALLCGLALAPRPSQANSPLVVHPGQDSYLLAPYMEVLEDHTRALTLDQVRRPPWSGRFMPANDSPTLRLGITSAAVWLRFRLSGLEKDRSYYLELDSAQLKQVDAFMPQPGTGPDGQTLYRKVEAGASHPSGGRPLPYRTFLIPIHGGAPPQEDFYLRLTNSGSIIVRPYLWSERGLSSHLNKDNIFFGVIYGVLAAMLLTNFFFFLALRDPVYLFYVLYVLSMLAFEACLYGHWDMWLAGNVCSGQTGIWVASGLLTIFAALFTRSFLRTKQYSPRLDKVFLAIIAGGIIVIAMTLSGSLFWATALTHLLGLTGPVFALWAAVLAWRRGYWPARFFLLAWSILMLATFQLAVKGLGYLPQALSSTYTMPLATAVEAVLLSLALAERVRNLRHRGEEAARRERRFQHMSMTDELTGLYNKRFFDSRLKGEMDHATRTGQPLSLLVVDVDDFKGYNDAHGHTEGDKVLRILARIMLERIRAGDFPCRYGGDEFVVIMPGTEPAQALLAAERVRTGFHDHPFQPGGEATVWTSLSAGTAQLQPGDSPEQLMSRADAAMYRAKRDGGNRCAQS, from the coding sequence ATGTGGTGTAAGCCGAAATTCCTAGCCTGGTTGCTTCTGCTGGCGCTCCTGTGCGGCCTGGCCCTGGCCCCGCGCCCGTCCCAGGCGAACAGCCCCCTGGTGGTGCACCCGGGCCAGGATTCCTATCTGCTGGCTCCCTACATGGAGGTTCTGGAAGACCACACCCGGGCCCTCACCCTGGATCAGGTGCGGCGTCCGCCCTGGTCGGGCCGCTTCATGCCGGCCAACGACTCCCCCACCCTCCGGTTGGGAATCACCAGCGCGGCGGTGTGGCTGCGCTTTCGGCTCAGCGGCCTGGAAAAGGACCGCAGCTACTATTTAGAGCTGGACAGCGCCCAGCTGAAGCAGGTCGACGCCTTCATGCCCCAGCCCGGCACCGGGCCAGACGGCCAGACGCTCTACCGCAAGGTGGAGGCCGGCGCGTCCCATCCCTCGGGCGGCCGCCCCCTGCCCTACCGCACCTTTCTCATCCCCATCCACGGCGGAGCGCCCCCCCAGGAGGATTTCTATCTTCGCCTGACCAACTCGGGCAGCATCATCGTGCGTCCCTACCTGTGGTCCGAAAGGGGGCTGAGCAGCCACCTGAACAAGGACAACATCTTCTTCGGGGTGATCTACGGGGTGCTGGCGGCCATGCTCCTGACCAACTTCTTCTTCTTCTTGGCCCTGCGCGACCCGGTCTATTTGTTCTACGTGCTTTACGTGCTCTCCATGCTGGCCTTCGAAGCCTGCCTCTACGGCCACTGGGATATGTGGCTGGCCGGTAACGTCTGTTCGGGGCAAACCGGGATTTGGGTGGCCAGCGGCCTGCTCACCATCTTCGCGGCCCTGTTCACCCGCTCCTTCCTGCGCACCAAGCAGTACTCCCCCCGCCTGGACAAGGTGTTCCTGGCCATCATCGCCGGGGGGATCATCGTCATCGCCATGACCCTGTCCGGCTCCCTGTTCTGGGCCACGGCGCTGACCCACCTGCTGGGCCTCACCGGACCGGTGTTCGCCCTGTGGGCGGCGGTGCTGGCCTGGCGGCGGGGCTATTGGCCGGCGCGCTTTTTCCTCTTGGCCTGGTCCATCCTCATGCTGGCCACCTTCCAGCTGGCGGTGAAGGGCCTGGGCTACCTGCCCCAGGCGCTCAGCTCCACCTACACCATGCCCCTGGCCACGGCGGTGGAGGCGGTGCTGTTGTCCCTGGCCCTGGCCGAGCGGGTGCGCAACCTGCGCCACCGGGGCGAGGAGGCCGCCCGCCGCGAGCGCCGCTTCCAGCACATGAGCATGACCGACGAGCTCACCGGCCTGTACAACAAGCGCTTTTTCGACAGCCGCCTGAAGGGCGAGATGGACCACGCCACGCGCACCGGCCAGCCCCTGTCCCTGCTGGTGGTGGACGTGGATGACTTCAAGGGCTACAACGACGCCCACGGCCACACCGAGGGCGACAAGGTGCTGCGCATCCTGGCCCGCATCATGCTGGAGCGCATCCGGGCGGGCGACTTCCCCTGCCGCTACGGCGGCGACGAGTTCGTGGTGATCATGCCCGGCACCGAGCCGGCCCAGGCCCTGTTGGCCGCCGAGCGGGTGCGCACCGGCTTCCACGACCACCCCTTCCAGCCCGGCGGAGAAGCCACGGTGTGGACCAGCCTGAGCGCGGGCACCGCCCAGTTGCAGCCCGGCGACTCGCCGGAGCAGCTCATGAGCCGGGCCGACGCGGCCATGTACCGGGCCAAGCGCGACGGAGGCAACCGTTGCGCCCAGTCGTGA
- a CDS encoding DUF1786 domain-containing protein has protein sequence MSLNELLAIDIGGGTQDILLWRAEQNLENAVKLVLPAPTQVAAARVRRATAQNRDVFLRGELMGGGAIHKAVDAHLAAGLKVYATARAGATFSDDPAKVAAMGIQAVEDAPPGALAVSLGDLNLAELAEACARFEVELPRQLALAVCDHGYSPGYSNRKFRFNMWRRFLEGGGLLAGLISQTPPPDMTRLEALSRQAPGCLLMDTAAAAAWGALQDPAVAARAASEGVCIVNLGNMHTVAFLVQGQRVLGIYEHHTGCLDTMRLSDQVERFIRGELGDEEVFATQGHGMARLADAPQSLPGQPVITGPQRRLAQGLGWATAVPHGDVMLSGCFGLLAAARNHFGEAALLPSA, from the coding sequence ATGTCACTAAATGAACTCCTGGCCATAGACATCGGGGGCGGCACCCAGGACATCCTGCTCTGGCGGGCCGAGCAAAACCTGGAAAACGCGGTGAAGCTGGTCTTGCCCGCGCCCACCCAGGTGGCCGCCGCGCGGGTGCGCCGGGCCACGGCCCAGAACCGCGACGTGTTCCTGCGCGGCGAACTCATGGGCGGCGGGGCCATCCACAAGGCGGTGGACGCCCACCTGGCCGCCGGGCTAAAGGTCTACGCCACCGCCCGGGCCGGGGCCACCTTTTCCGACGACCCGGCCAAGGTGGCGGCCATGGGTATCCAGGCGGTCGAGGACGCTCCACCCGGCGCCTTGGCCGTATCCCTGGGAGACCTGAACCTGGCCGAGCTGGCCGAGGCCTGCGCCCGCTTCGAGGTGGAGCTGCCCCGCCAGTTGGCCCTGGCGGTGTGCGACCACGGCTACAGCCCCGGGTATTCCAACCGCAAGTTCCGCTTCAACATGTGGCGGCGCTTTTTGGAGGGCGGCGGGCTCCTGGCCGGTCTGATCAGCCAGACGCCGCCCCCGGACATGACCCGGCTGGAAGCGCTCTCGCGCCAGGCTCCGGGCTGCCTGCTCATGGACACCGCCGCGGCGGCGGCCTGGGGCGCCCTGCAAGACCCGGCCGTGGCGGCGCGCGCGGCGAGCGAAGGGGTGTGCATCGTCAATTTGGGCAACATGCACACCGTGGCTTTCTTGGTGCAAGGGCAGCGGGTGTTGGGCATCTACGAGCACCACACCGGCTGCCTGGACACCATGCGCCTATCCGACCAGGTGGAGCGCTTCATCCGGGGCGAGCTGGGCGACGAGGAGGTCTTCGCCACCCAGGGCCACGGCATGGCCCGCCTGGCCGACGCGCCCCAAAGCCTGCCCGGCCAGCCGGTGATCACCGGCCCCCAGCGCCGCCTGGCCCAGGGCCTGGGCTGGGCCACGGCGGTGCCCCACGGCGACGTGATGCTTTCCGGCTGTTTCGGGCTCTTGGCCGCGGCCCGCAATCATTTTGGCGAAGCGGCTTTGTTGCCCTCGGCCTAA